The DNA window GCGGTATCTGGTCAACAGACCGGCGATGGTCGAGGTCGCCATAAGCGCTTCTATGTTAAGCTTCTCTGCCGGTGCGCCGCCGGTTGCGCAGCCCATAATTTTATCGCCATGCGAGTTTTGAACGATGGCGGCAAGCGCCCCCAACACAGTGGTCTTTCCGGTGCCGGCACGTCCCTGGATGCACAGCACACGGTCCTGCT is part of the Oceanidesulfovibrio indonesiensis genome and encodes:
- a CDS encoding AAA family ATPase → SKWDAENQKLHGWRFKDEQAAMIRACLAQQDRVLCIQGRAGTGKTTVLGALAAIVQNSHGDKIMGCATGGAPAEKLNIEALMATSTIAGLLTRYR